The sequence below is a genomic window from Acetomicrobium sp. S15 = DSM 107314.
AGCCGCTATTTTCTTTGATCGCCAAGGACATGATAAAGGATAAAGCGCTTTTGTTACAATATAGTTCAATCCTCGTTACAATTCCGTTAAAGGTGAGGCCTGCCGAAAAACCGCGGGCTTTGCTTAAGGTTGCAGTTGCGGGCCGATTCGCTGCTCAAGGGTTAAAATGAGTTGACGGCCCGTTTAGTTTCAGCACTTAGAAGCTTCCCTTCTTGGGGAATAAGGCGCAGGAAGCTTGCATTTTACGCGCCGATCGCGCAGTTTTGTATAATAACATTGCCTAAAGGGGCAGGCTGACGCTTTTCCCTTGCAAAAACCGCAAACAAATTGCGCCTGGTCAAAGAACCTTCGCTTTAAAAGTCCCGATGAGGCCGAATAAAGGGATGGACTATTGGCATATCTATTTTATTGGAGGTGGAGCTTTTGAAGCCTTTGTCGGAAAGCGTACTTGACGCCATAGGGGAGACCCCGCTTGTAGATCTAAAACGGCTGGTCGAGGCGTGGGGTTTAGAGGGAAAAATTTACGCGAAACTTGAGCTCTTAAACCCGGGCTTCAGCATGAAAGATAGGATAGCCCTGAAGATCATCGAAGAAGCGGAGGCCTCGGGCGAGCTCAAATCCGGACAAACCATAGTCGAAACGACGAGCGGAAACACCGGCACAGGGCTTGCCATAGTGTGCGCCGTAAAGGGATACCCCTTTGTGGCCGTGATGTCCAAGGGGAACACGCCGGAGAGGGCGCGGATGATCAGGGCTCTCGGAGCGGAGGTTGTGTTGGTGGAGCAGGCTCCCGACTCGCCGCCCGGACAGGTTTCGGGAGAGGATCTGGCGCTGGTCGAGGAAGAGGCAAAGCGCATCATCGCGGAAAGGGGTGCCTTTTACGCCGACCAGTTCAACAGAATGAGCAACGTTCACGCCCACGAAGAGCATACTGGCGCAGAGATATGGGATCAGACAGAGGGGAAAGTGGACGCCTTCCTGCAGTTTGCCGGCACGGGCGGATCGTTCGCAGGCTGCGCCAAGGCGCTCAAAAAGCGCAACCCGGACATTCGCTGTTACCTGACGGAACCCGCTGGAGCCCCATATCTCGCCGGAGGACCCATAACGAACCCGAACCACAAGATCCAAGGCGGTGGTTACGCCAAAGACCTACCCATTGTAGACAAAAACCTCATAGACGGCTTTTTGGCCATAACGGATGACGAAGCAATAGAAGGAGCGAGGGCGCTGGCGCGCTTCGAAGGGATCTTCGCCGGCTCTTCCACCGGAGCCAACATCGCCGGCGCAGCAAAACTGTTGAGGGACAAAGAGAAGGGAAATAGGATAGCAATATTGGTCTGCGACTCAGGCCTCAAATACCTGAGCACAGACCTTTATAATTGAGAAACAGATTCGATGTTTAGCTTCGCGCAACTTAATGACGCGTGATCCGTTGATAGTAATATGTAAACGCGTCACTCATTGCTGATTACTTATCGCTATTCAAGCGATAGCCTTCAATGTTCATCCCCTAAGAGGAGCTGGGCCTCTCAGGGGATGAAATGTCTTATCCTACCTTGATCTCTTTGGAGCTCTCCCATAGGCCGTGTATATTGCAGTAAGACATAGCGAGCAGTGTGCCCGAGGAGTTGAGTTTCACCCTAGCCACACCGCACGAATCGGTGTAGGCAGGCCCCTGGTTTGCGCCAGCCACCGCCTCACCGTGGGCGGTGAATTCGAAATTGGCCAGCTCATAAGCGAACTTATCCCCTTCGGGCTTAAACAGGAGCTTGATCCAGCGGATGTGATGCTCCGTCGTGTTGGGATGAGGGATTTCCTTACCTACGGTAAGGGTGACGTTAAAAAATTCCCCGGCCTTCACCGAATCTGGCGCCTCTATCACGGGGACGTGCTTTTCAGCCTTCCAGTCGGCAGACTGCATGATGTCCGCGAACTTCATAAACCTCGCCTCCCTAACTATAGATTTCTAAAACGCTTATAATATAACATAACCGTCAACTCTCGCGCAACCGCTACGTTTCACGAACCGGCGAGCCTTAACATGGCGTTTGCCAACACTGTGGCTCCCTTGGCCGCATCATCGAAGTCCGTCAGCTCTTGAGGGCAGTGACTCCTGCC
It includes:
- a CDS encoding PLP-dependent cysteine synthase family protein codes for the protein MKPLSESVLDAIGETPLVDLKRLVEAWGLEGKIYAKLELLNPGFSMKDRIALKIIEEAEASGELKSGQTIVETTSGNTGTGLAIVCAVKGYPFVAVMSKGNTPERARMIRALGAEVVLVEQAPDSPPGQVSGEDLALVEEEAKRIIAERGAFYADQFNRMSNVHAHEEHTGAEIWDQTEGKVDAFLQFAGTGGSFAGCAKALKKRNPDIRCYLTEPAGAPYLAGGPITNPNHKIQGGGYAKDLPIVDKNLIDGFLAITDDEAIEGARALARFEGIFAGSSTGANIAGAAKLLRDKEKGNRIAILVCDSGLKYLSTDLYN
- a CDS encoding class II SORL domain-containing protein — its product is MKFADIMQSADWKAEKHVPVIEAPDSVKAGEFFNVTLTVGKEIPHPNTTEHHIRWIKLLFKPEGDKFAYELANFEFTAHGEAVAGANQGPAYTDSCGVARVKLNSSGTLLAMSYCNIHGLWESSKEIKVG